One Chthoniobacterales bacterium genomic region harbors:
- a CDS encoding P-loop NTPase fold protein: MSALRRRGYFLLAAVLAITASVVAFQQQPRPDPLSAPLPFTWAWWRHPIETNAIRRLTFISSNIQDITLVPDTKTLWIVGSRGLLASSKDGGLTWEKREINAIMPPSTGVTNNEPLLQKDSTPSPSIAPGPIHPDSSGDLIRQGPAGNLPPSPSPTVTPGPQLDSTNVIVFPDLTAISFYDKEHGAAVGREGAIARTTDGGRTWQFEPSRIYLDFLAVSFDSHRRLVALAKNGDFYKSERSGDLTMMYKSAAPRPSVQSAFLFTTMEAWAWGSNSVLYRVNESSPKWGDWEAKKTVPPFFIPIEGLGHIAWIGPSTKPVKMRMLDRRPADAPTLPDERIKSILFTGNDHDAWAVGDEGIIYATNDAGKSWRPLALTPSLELKKQWQQAGNHSRFPAPWYYVACLVCLGLCVPVLRRSPEIKEQSSVADTLASDRPIEPGEPAPLQFNAVALGLSRFLRNANTTPPLSIAITGEWGTGKSSLMNLLRGDLRARGFRPVWFNPWHHQKEEHLLAALLENIQAQAIPALFSIQGFCYRASLIWFRARRYWRISLFLGVLLAGFAGYFAAEPSRMERVARELRGFTTSIGDFIGDRLKKSEPSKSVKSSAGPDTNSPVAKAAEKPATFTTAALQMLGDVLMPDASRTNPEDQSHGPAALVFVTSLIGAVVALVKSLRSFGVNPSSLLATSSHRPRLRDLKAETSFRYKFARQFADVTRALRAFHRRTMLILIDDLDRCHPDSVVEMLEAVNFLITCGDCFIVIGMARERVEQCVGLAFKDMAEEVFGQGTGTTDQQEEERKRRRAEYAQQYLEKLINIEVPVPEATSEQSRELLARDEEAGVRQRARKLRYTEVRRAALLGMTALFLIGAAFFAGKILFPNRGITAAITTSFSSGEGENVTPSQAPADVRTVPASTSAAATLDSAMPDITSSRVLWPLIALLLAAGVWSELLVPANVVYDSAEFTKALRLWQPIISRKRNTPRSLKRFLNRVRYLAMKQRGAEPVRTRWQAFLAKYFPRLATPEETPTVVDNHIDEGILVGLCACKYLYPDQDIKAARQSVKNVLMGELGDLSDAEESLLNYLKGEFAAPAQLGSAEFEKLHAGLHVY; encoded by the coding sequence TTGTCCGCTCTTCGTCGGCGCGGCTATTTTCTTCTCGCCGCGGTTTTGGCGATTACGGCATCTGTTGTTGCTTTCCAGCAGCAGCCACGGCCGGATCCACTGAGTGCGCCGCTGCCCTTCACCTGGGCATGGTGGAGACACCCGATCGAAACCAATGCGATCCGGCGACTGACCTTTATCAGTTCGAATATTCAGGACATCACTTTGGTTCCGGACACCAAGACGCTCTGGATCGTAGGATCACGCGGCTTGCTGGCCTCGAGTAAGGATGGCGGACTTACCTGGGAAAAACGCGAGATTAACGCCATCATGCCTCCGTCTACTGGTGTGACTAACAACGAACCGTTACTTCAGAAGGACAGCACACCCTCGCCAAGTATAGCGCCCGGTCCAATTCATCCGGACTCGTCCGGAGATCTCATCCGACAGGGTCCTGCAGGGAATCTTCCCCCAAGTCCGTCTCCCACTGTAACGCCGGGTCCGCAGTTAGATTCCACGAACGTTATTGTCTTTCCGGATCTGACGGCAATCTCATTCTACGATAAGGAGCATGGTGCCGCAGTAGGGAGAGAGGGAGCGATCGCGCGGACGACAGATGGTGGGCGAACGTGGCAATTTGAACCGTCTCGTATTTACCTAGACTTTCTCGCGGTCTCCTTTGATTCACATAGACGTCTGGTTGCTCTCGCAAAAAACGGCGACTTCTATAAGAGCGAGCGAAGTGGAGATTTGACCATGATGTATAAGTCGGCCGCTCCTCGTCCCTCCGTGCAGAGTGCCTTTCTTTTCACCACTATGGAGGCATGGGCATGGGGTTCCAACTCCGTGCTCTACCGGGTGAACGAGAGCAGCCCGAAATGGGGGGACTGGGAGGCGAAAAAAACAGTGCCGCCCTTTTTTATTCCAATCGAAGGCCTGGGGCACATCGCCTGGATTGGCCCGTCGACAAAGCCGGTGAAAATGCGAATGCTCGATCGACGTCCGGCCGATGCTCCAACACTTCCGGACGAAAGGATCAAGAGTATCCTGTTCACGGGTAATGACCATGACGCCTGGGCAGTTGGGGACGAGGGAATCATTTACGCAACGAATGATGCGGGCAAGTCATGGCGACCGCTGGCGTTAACACCTTCTCTTGAACTCAAGAAGCAATGGCAACAGGCAGGAAACCATAGTCGTTTTCCCGCGCCTTGGTATTATGTCGCCTGCCTGGTCTGCCTTGGGCTTTGTGTTCCGGTTCTGCGTCGATCCCCGGAAATTAAGGAGCAGAGCTCGGTTGCCGACACTCTCGCTTCGGATCGACCGATTGAGCCAGGCGAGCCGGCCCCGCTGCAATTCAACGCCGTCGCCCTGGGCCTCTCGCGCTTCCTGCGGAATGCGAACACCACGCCACCGCTGAGCATCGCCATAACCGGTGAGTGGGGAACTGGCAAGAGCTCCCTCATGAATCTGCTCCGTGGCGATCTGCGAGCGCGCGGGTTCCGGCCGGTCTGGTTCAATCCCTGGCACCATCAAAAGGAGGAACACCTCCTGGCTGCTTTGCTGGAAAATATCCAGGCGCAGGCGATCCCCGCGCTCTTTAGCATCCAAGGTTTTTGTTATCGGGCTTCGCTGATTTGGTTTCGGGCCCGCCGTTATTGGCGCATCTCGCTCTTTCTCGGGGTCCTTCTCGCGGGATTCGCCGGATACTTCGCGGCCGAGCCGAGTCGGATGGAACGAGTGGCGCGGGAACTTCGTGGGTTCACTACCAGCATCGGTGATTTCATCGGCGACCGTCTCAAAAAATCGGAGCCGTCGAAGAGCGTCAAATCTTCGGCCGGGCCCGATACAAATTCCCCGGTCGCGAAAGCAGCTGAGAAACCGGCGACCTTCACTACCGCCGCGTTGCAGATGCTCGGAGACGTTTTGATGCCGGACGCCAGCCGAACCAACCCGGAAGACCAGAGTCACGGGCCCGCGGCGCTCGTCTTTGTTACAAGTCTGATCGGGGCCGTTGTCGCGCTGGTCAAATCGCTGCGTTCATTTGGAGTGAATCCCTCCAGTCTTCTCGCCACCAGTTCGCACAGACCGCGGCTCCGCGATTTGAAGGCGGAGACAAGTTTTCGCTACAAGTTCGCCCGACAATTCGCGGACGTCACCCGGGCGCTCCGCGCTTTCCATCGTCGCACCATGCTTATTTTGATCGACGACCTCGATCGTTGCCATCCCGACAGCGTGGTCGAGATGCTCGAAGCGGTGAATTTTCTCATTACCTGCGGCGATTGTTTCATCGTCATCGGAATGGCTCGCGAGCGCGTGGAACAATGTGTTGGCCTGGCATTCAAGGACATGGCCGAAGAAGTCTTTGGCCAAGGCACTGGCACAACGGACCAGCAAGAGGAGGAACGAAAGCGACGCCGCGCCGAGTACGCCCAGCAGTATTTGGAAAAACTAATCAACATCGAAGTTCCCGTCCCCGAAGCGACCTCCGAGCAGTCACGTGAATTGCTCGCCCGCGATGAAGAGGCCGGCGTCCGCCAGCGCGCCCGCAAACTGCGCTATACCGAGGTGCGGCGGGCCGCTCTTCTTGGCATGACGGCTTTGTTTTTGATCGGCGCTGCCTTTTTCGCCGGCAAAATCCTTTTTCCAAACCGGGGTATTACGGCCGCGATTACAACCTCTTTCTCTTCTGGCGAGGGCGAGAATGTTACGCCGTCGCAAGCCCCGGCCGATGTCCGCACAGTGCCGGCCTCCACTTCGGCGGCGGCTACTTTGGATTCCGCGATGCCGGACATAACCAGCAGCCGGGTGCTCTGGCCACTCATCGCGCTCTTGCTCGCCGCCGGTGTCTGGAGCGAGCTTCTGGTTCCGGCAAACGTTGTTTATGATTCAGCCGAGTTCACCAAGGCGCTGCGGCTCTGGCAGCCGATTATTTCGAGGAAACGCAATACGCCGCGCTCCCTCAAGCGCTTCCTGAATCGAGTCCGCTACCTTGCGATGAAGCAGCGTGGAGCCGAGCCTGTCCGCACGAGATGGCAAGCCTTCCTAGCGAAATACTTCCCGCGCCTCGCAACGCCGGAGGAAACTCCGACTGTTGTCGATAACCACATAGACGAAGGGATTCTGGTTGGCCTTTGCGCCTGCAAATATTTGTATCCGGATCAGGACATCAAAGCGGCGAGGCAATCGGTTAAGAACGTATTGATGGGCGAACTAGGAGACCTCTCCGACGCTGAAGAGAGCCTCCTTAACTATTTGAAGGGCGAATTCGCCGCGCCTGCTCAATTGGGAAGCGCCGAATTCGAGAAGCTGCACGCCGGTCTGCACGTTTATTGA
- a CDS encoding His/Gly/Thr/Pro-type tRNA ligase C-terminal domain-containing protein translates to MCPQQDQRSGSAEAEQMKVHTMLVIGNRDLEANATSVRVHGKGNLGARPRDEVIADLLKSIGKRSR, encoded by the coding sequence ATATGCCCACAACAAGATCAACGCTCCGGCTCAGCGGAGGCCGAGCAGATGAAAGTCCACACCATGCTCGTCATCGGTAACCGCGATCTGGAAGCCAACGCGACCAGCGTTCGCGTCCACGGCAAAGGAAACCTCGGCGCCAGGCCGCGCGATGAAGTCATCGCCGATCTATTGAAATCGATCGGGAAGCGAAGCCGTTAG
- a CDS encoding tetratricopeptide repeat protein — protein sequence MLLAADPTPTPSPTPSDPGERGDAAMDARNWEEAVKAYSEAIEREPKKAGRYLDRSTAYDVLGDTDKAVADANKAIELEPKNPVAYEVRGWVKYTKRPNAEAIADLTKAIELNPKFARALNRRARILTDENRSKEALADVEKAISLAEDYADAYTTRGRLYFLEGQYRKAIVDLSTSIGFDPQLARPYGMRSRIWSFWKDHKRALEDADQLVKLDPKSYYSFLARAYALDGDGKFEAALSDVEEARKINDKAGDVYAEKAYCLLYLKKFDEAIAESSRAIELQPNFSEAHRIRGGALLEKKQLDGAITDLSIAIRLNPRDVRALIGRGSARYQRSQFADALADFDAALKIDPTSFEARLDRADTYKQLGQNEKASADFKQLASTKPDRPDAYLRRAIAYEGDGQYDAAIADAQKAMELDSKLTAPALMLMTFSKNKKGDREGALVSANRWIELEPSNANAFQARAGVFGSLKRHREALEDSRKAVELAPADPVCRLNNAYFLSRVGDYAGARRELDEAEKMGSRFAWFYNNLAWLLSTADDDNIRDGRKAEEAIKEAMELLPNEGRIWDTKAAVCAEVGQFDEAVKWQKRYLALKTLTSEQRKDGQHRLDLYQKHQPYRQAPGQ from the coding sequence ATGTTATTAGCCGCGGACCCGACGCCGACGCCATCCCCCACGCCGTCAGATCCCGGGGAGCGCGGCGACGCGGCGATGGACGCGAGGAATTGGGAGGAAGCAGTGAAAGCTTACAGCGAAGCGATTGAGCGCGAGCCGAAGAAGGCGGGGCGCTACCTCGACCGTAGCACTGCCTACGACGTGCTGGGCGACACCGACAAAGCGGTGGCCGACGCGAACAAGGCGATCGAGCTGGAGCCGAAGAATCCAGTGGCTTACGAAGTACGCGGCTGGGTTAAATATACCAAACGCCCGAACGCGGAAGCGATCGCGGACCTGACAAAAGCAATCGAGTTGAATCCAAAGTTCGCGCGCGCTTTGAACCGTCGCGCCCGCATTCTCACCGACGAAAACCGATCCAAGGAAGCACTCGCCGACGTCGAAAAGGCCATCAGCCTGGCCGAAGATTACGCGGATGCCTACACCACGCGGGGACGGCTTTATTTCCTCGAGGGCCAATATCGCAAGGCCATTGTTGATCTGTCGACGTCCATCGGGTTCGATCCGCAACTGGCGCGACCCTACGGGATGCGGAGCCGCATTTGGTCCTTCTGGAAAGACCACAAACGCGCCTTGGAAGACGCGGACCAGCTCGTGAAACTCGACCCGAAAAGCTACTATTCGTTTCTGGCGCGAGCTTATGCCTTGGATGGCGACGGCAAGTTTGAAGCGGCCCTGTCGGACGTCGAAGAAGCCCGGAAGATAAACGATAAGGCGGGGGACGTTTACGCTGAGAAAGCCTACTGCCTGCTTTATCTCAAGAAATTTGACGAAGCGATCGCGGAATCATCGCGAGCCATCGAGCTTCAGCCGAATTTTTCAGAAGCCCATCGCATTCGCGGAGGCGCTTTGCTGGAGAAAAAGCAACTCGATGGCGCTATCACTGACCTGTCGATCGCAATCCGGCTGAATCCGCGGGATGTCCGCGCGTTGATCGGGCGCGGGAGTGCTCGCTACCAGCGTTCTCAATTTGCCGACGCGCTGGCTGATTTCGACGCGGCGCTGAAGATCGATCCGACATCGTTCGAGGCCCGGTTGGACCGCGCGGACACCTACAAGCAACTGGGGCAGAATGAGAAAGCGAGCGCGGACTTCAAACAATTGGCGAGCACGAAGCCGGACCGGCCGGACGCCTATTTGCGGCGCGCGATCGCCTATGAGGGTGACGGACAATACGATGCCGCGATTGCCGACGCGCAAAAAGCGATGGAGCTCGATAGCAAGCTGACGGCGCCTGCTCTTATGCTCATGACGTTTTCCAAAAACAAAAAGGGGGATCGGGAAGGCGCGCTCGTAAGCGCGAACCGCTGGATCGAATTAGAGCCTTCCAACGCTAACGCATTCCAGGCCAGAGCCGGGGTGTTCGGCAGCCTGAAACGTCATCGCGAAGCATTGGAGGATTCTCGCAAAGCGGTGGAGCTGGCGCCGGCCGATCCGGTTTGCCGATTGAATAATGCCTACTTTCTCTCACGGGTTGGCGATTACGCGGGGGCTCGCCGGGAATTAGACGAAGCGGAAAAAATGGGCAGCCGTTTCGCCTGGTTTTATAACAACCTGGCCTGGCTTCTCTCGACCGCCGACGACGACAATATTCGGGACGGCAGGAAAGCGGAGGAAGCGATCAAGGAAGCGATGGAGTTGCTGCCTAACGAGGGACGCATCTGGGACACAAAGGCGGCGGTCTGCGCGGAGGTTGGCCAGTTCGATGAAGCCGTAAAGTGGCAGAAACGATATCTCGCTCTCAAGACGCTGACCTCGGAACAGCGAAAAGATGGCCAACATCGTCTCGATCTTTATCAAAAACATCAGCCCTACCGGCAAGCGCCGGGCCAGTAG
- a CDS encoding tetratricopeptide repeat protein produces MSRSAKILLAGAAMVLLLGAGGIAFGLYWSLLNRSQDRALQKASDALAQRDFGTAFALFDKAFALHLTAAKAAWVYSARGYAETETGKYADAIRDYSEALRLNSENGETYGSRGYAYHLKGELDKALADYAECLRYDENAAWVYFNRGLIYSQRKEWAKAAEDFNECVRCEPKNSYAYFRRGAALLELHDLDGALASFDSAISINSDLAEAYSARARIHQLKGDTARADADALHAMQLAPRVPAINSTPRRRNPNPLVSELRSAAQVAQISRRYDEAIDLCNKALEANPNNFQTSIILDIRGSSYAGKGDWDRALRDYEEAVRLEPTNADALTNRGNAYAHKNELAKSTSDYNEAIRLNPKLFQAFVNRALNYLAANDLERALADLNEAIRLNPKFAPAYTRRVRVLLRLKRSDEALKDADTAVSLSPETAEPYYSRARLRADRREYLQARDDYQHALEHFGNGESTLLNAAAWFFATCPDKACRDGKRAVDLATKACEMREWKDPEILDTLAAAFAEVGDFDQAIKRQSEALKLHEKSDDIGAGMQKRMALFEKHQPYHQENP; encoded by the coding sequence ATGAGCAGATCCGCGAAAATTCTCCTGGCCGGTGCCGCGATGGTGTTGCTTCTCGGCGCCGGCGGGATCGCGTTCGGGCTCTACTGGTCCTTGCTCAATCGTAGCCAGGACCGCGCCTTGCAAAAGGCGAGCGACGCCCTCGCCCAACGCGATTTCGGAACAGCGTTCGCGCTTTTCGACAAAGCTTTCGCGCTGCACTTGACCGCGGCGAAGGCGGCATGGGTGTACTCGGCGCGCGGTTATGCTGAAACGGAGACGGGCAAGTACGCGGATGCCATCCGCGATTATTCAGAAGCTCTTCGGCTTAATTCTGAAAACGGGGAAACGTATGGGAGCCGCGGTTACGCCTATCACCTCAAGGGCGAGCTGGACAAAGCTCTGGCCGATTATGCGGAGTGCCTGCGTTACGATGAGAACGCGGCCTGGGTTTATTTCAATCGCGGCCTGATTTACAGCCAGCGCAAAGAGTGGGCGAAAGCAGCGGAGGACTTCAACGAATGCGTTCGGTGCGAGCCGAAGAACAGCTATGCCTATTTTCGCCGCGGCGCCGCGCTTCTCGAGCTCCACGACCTGGATGGCGCCCTGGCCAGCTTTGATTCCGCTATTTCGATTAATTCGGACCTGGCGGAGGCCTATTCGGCCCGGGCGCGCATTCACCAGTTGAAAGGGGATACGGCTCGCGCCGACGCGGACGCTCTTCACGCGATGCAACTCGCTCCCAGAGTTCCTGCTATCAACTCGACTCCGCGGCGACGTAATCCCAACCCGCTGGTCTCCGAGCTCCGTTCCGCCGCGCAGGTTGCGCAAATCAGCCGTCGTTATGACGAAGCGATCGATCTCTGTAACAAAGCGCTCGAGGCGAACCCGAATAATTTCCAGACCTCAATCATTCTCGATATCCGCGGCAGCTCGTATGCCGGCAAGGGGGACTGGGATCGCGCCCTCCGTGATTACGAAGAGGCGGTTCGACTCGAGCCAACCAACGCCGACGCTTTGACCAATCGCGGCAACGCCTACGCGCACAAGAACGAGCTCGCGAAATCGACCAGCGATTACAACGAAGCGATTCGGCTGAATCCGAAGTTGTTCCAAGCGTTCGTTAACCGCGCTTTGAATTATCTCGCCGCCAACGATCTGGAGCGCGCCCTGGCGGATCTCAACGAGGCGATCCGTTTGAACCCCAAGTTCGCGCCGGCCTACACGCGGCGCGTGAGAGTCTTGTTGCGTCTGAAACGGAGTGACGAGGCGTTGAAGGACGCCGACACAGCGGTTTCACTCAGTCCCGAGACCGCCGAACCCTATTATTCGCGGGCGCGGCTCCGGGCGGATCGGCGCGAATATTTGCAGGCCCGGGACGATTACCAGCATGCCCTTGAACACTTTGGCAACGGCGAGTCGACGCTCCTGAACGCCGCGGCCTGGTTCTTCGCCACCTGTCCTGACAAGGCATGTCGCGATGGGAAAAGGGCCGTCGATCTGGCGACGAAAGCCTGCGAGATGCGGGAATGGAAAGATCCGGAAATTCTCGATACGCTCGCCGCCGCCTTCGCTGAGGTCGGAGATTTTGACCAGGCCATCAAGCGGCAGTCTGAAGCACTCAAACTACACGAGAAATCGGACGACATCGGTGCGGGGATGCAAAAGCGCATGGCGCTCTTTGAAAAGCACCAGCCGTATCACCAGGAGAATCCTTAA
- the bla gene encoding class A beta-lactamase has protein sequence MKYFTALVAGLLVTPLFLAKAENEKDASEKFAALEKHASARIGIAAFDVSRNKRIEYHADQRFLMCSTFKVLAAAAILKRVDENKEKLDRFVRYDEKQLLEHAPVTRQHVKEGGMTLDALCAAAITQSDNTAANLLLDAIGDPKGVTELARALRDNSTRLDRMEPELNTGKDGDDRDTTTPAAMGRDLERLLTSDFLTQASRTRLEGWMQANQTGATLIRASVPKDWKVGDKTGRSSNGATNDIAILRPPSGGPVFLSIYTIVPAVSSEERDKLVAEAAEIAIDLLSK, from the coding sequence ATGAAATACTTCACCGCTCTGGTTGCCGGACTGCTGGTGACGCCGCTTTTCTTGGCCAAGGCTGAAAATGAGAAGGACGCCTCCGAGAAATTTGCTGCGCTGGAAAAACACGCTTCAGCGCGGATTGGCATCGCTGCATTTGATGTTTCGCGGAACAAACGGATCGAATATCACGCGGACCAACGCTTCCTAATGTGCAGCACGTTTAAGGTGCTGGCGGCGGCAGCCATCCTGAAACGGGTGGATGAGAACAAGGAGAAGCTCGATCGGTTTGTGCGCTACGACGAAAAGCAGCTGCTCGAGCATGCGCCGGTCACGCGTCAGCATGTGAAGGAAGGCGGGATGACTTTGGACGCGCTCTGCGCGGCCGCGATTACGCAGAGCGATAACACCGCTGCCAACCTCCTGCTCGACGCGATCGGCGATCCCAAAGGCGTAACGGAACTTGCCCGGGCCCTGCGCGATAATTCCACGCGGCTCGATCGCATGGAGCCGGAGCTGAACACCGGGAAGGATGGCGACGACCGCGATACAACTACGCCCGCCGCGATGGGCCGCGACCTGGAACGATTGCTGACCTCGGATTTCCTCACTCAAGCTTCGCGGACACGCCTGGAAGGTTGGATGCAGGCGAACCAGACCGGAGCAACGCTGATCCGAGCGAGCGTGCCGAAGGATTGGAAGGTCGGCGATAAGACCGGCCGCAGCAGCAACGGCGCTACCAATGACATCGCCATTTTGAGGCCGCCTTCGGGTGGGCCGGTGTTTCTGTCCATCTACACAATCG